The genomic interval TCATTTACGAAAAtaggaatggaaaaaaggagaaaaggagatttaAGAAAGtagtaaaaagagagggaagtgtATGACAGCTATTTTCTATATTCccttttcctatctatctctcttatctgctTTCAGTTtccctgtctatatgtctatcttgtttcttctccttccaatttccttatatatttatctttcttctctcctttatcttctcatatctatctatctgtctatNNNNNNNNNNNNNNNNNNNNNNNNNNNNNNNNNNNNNNNNNNNNNNNNNNNNNNNNNNNNNNNNNNNNNNNNNNNNNNNNNNNNNNNNNNNNNNNNNNNNNNNNNNNNNNNNNNNNNNNNNNNNNNNNNNNNNNNNNNNNNNNNNNNNNNNNNNTACCTTAGAGCCCGGGCAAAGTTGTTATAGGTGAGTTCTGGTCTGCCTGATCGCTTGCCCCACAGCTTGGCGATGTAATGAGGTTGAATGAGCCTGAAAGTCGCAGCTGATTGGTCCTCCCACTTGATCACTGACGGGTTCGTTCGTTCGTCGGCCAGCAGGCGCATCAGGAATTCCCAGCTCTTGGGGCCGCGGTCNNNNNNNNNNNNNNNNNNNNNNNNNNNNNNNNNNNNNNNNNNNNNNNNNNNNNNNNNNNNNNNNNNNNNNNNNNNNNNNNNNNNNNNNNNNNNNNNNNNNNNNNNNNNNNNNNNNNNNNNNNNNNNNNNNNNNNNNNNNNNNNNNNNNNNNNNNNNNNNNNNNNNNNNNNNNNNNNNNNNNNNNNNNNNNNNNNNNNNNNNNNNNNNNNNNNNNNNNNNNNNNNNNNNNNNNNNNNNNNNNNNNNNNNNNNNNNNNNNNNNNNNNNNNNNNNNNNNNNNNNNNNNNNNNNNNNNNNNNNNNNNNNNNNNNNNNNNNNNNNNNNNNNNNNNNNNNNNNNNNNNNNNNNNNNNNNNNNNNNNNNNNNNNNNNNNNNNNNNNNNNNNNNNNNNNNNNNNNNNNNNNNNNNNNNNNNNNNNNNNNNNNNNNNNNNNNNNNNNNNNNNNNNNNNNNNNNNNNNNNNNNNNNNNNNNNNNNNNNNNNNNNNNNNNNNNNNNNNNNNNNNNNNNNNNNNNNNNNNNNNNNNNNNNNNNNNNNNNNNNNNNNNNNNNNNNNNNNNNNCAAAACATATttcattaccttatcattatcatatataattgatatccatattactgccattactatcacaatgataatttttttgcattattacatatcattcaatttttcattatcttatccatattgcatatcattaatatcattatctctacCATTACTATCACAATTAGCATTATAAACTTACGCCTTCTTCTGTTGGTTGATATTCTGTTTAAATACGTATCAGGCTGCCCTTCTTCATCCACTGTTGACATAATAATTTATGTTACTATTGTtgcataaaatgttatatatgagATTACATGGTTGATTAAAACATACACCGAATCCACTGAATACATGGGGNNNNNNNNNNNNNNNNNNNNNNNNNNNNNNNNNNNNNNNNNNNNNNNNNNNNNNNNNNNNNNNNNNNNNNNNNNNNNNNNNNNNNNNNNNNNNNNNNNNNNNNNNNNNNNNNNNNNNNNNNNNNNNNNNNNNNNNNNNNNNNNNNNNNNNNNNNNNNNNNNNNNNNNNNNNNNTATCAGTCtatgaagatttttttattcaatttaaagATGTTTCAAAGTTAGAGATCTCATACTGGGAAAAAAATGGGTTGGCCGTGTTTGGAACTGGCCATAATACTGGCCACAGATGTATCTGTTATACCAGTCGGTATACCGATCTCNNNNNNNNNNNNNNNNNNNNNNNNNNNNNNNNNNNNNNNNNNNNNNNNNNNNNNNNNNNNNTAATAGAATGACATTATCCTTTGCAATTAGTCATAAAATCAACTTGTAGTTATTCTCTTAACAAGacgaattaataataaagataatataatgtgCCTNNNNNNNNNNNNNNNNNNNNNNNNNNNNNNNNNNNNNNNNNNNNNNNNNNNNNNNNNNNNNNNNNNNNNNNNNNNNNNNNNNNNNNNNNNNNNNNNNNNNNNNNNNNNNNNNNNNNNNNNNNNNNNNNNNNNNNNNNNNNNNNNNNNNNNNNNNNNNNNNNNNNNNNNNNNNNNNNNNNNNNNNNNNNNNNNNNNNNNNNNNNNNNNNNNNNNNNNNNNNNNNNNNNNNNNNNNNNNNNNNNNNNNNNNNNNNNNNNNNNNNNNNNNNNNNNNNNNNNNNNNNNNNNNNNNNNNNNNNNNNNNNNNNNNNNNNNNNNNNNNNNNNNNNNNNNNNNNNNNNNNNNNNNNNNNNNNNNNNNNNNNNNNNNNNNNNNNNNNNNNNNNNNNNNNNNNNNNNNNNNNNNNNNNNNNNNNNNNNNNNNNNNNNNNNNNNNNNNNNNNNNNNNNNNNNNNNNNNNNNNNNNNNNNNNNNNNNNNNNNNNNNNNNNNNNNNNNNNNNNNNNNNNNNNNNNNNNNNNNNNNNNNNNNNNNNNNNNNNNNNNNNNNNNNNNNNNNNNNNNNNNNNNNNNNNNNNNNNNNNNNNNNNNNNNNNNNNNNNNNNNNNNNNNNNNNNNNNNNNNNNNNNNNNNNNNNNNNNNNNNNNNNNCGCGcctcattatattcatatatgaacatACTGTAGACACACTGACCATCCTTCTAGCTATCGCCCCCTCGCCACCCGGCTCGCCCGCACTCACTTGAGCCCGAAGACGCGACCTCGCTGTCCTCCGCCTTACAGCACGCCCCCAAGTGATGCACGTCGCCGCCGTCGTCTCTGCCGCCGTTCTCATCCGCGGAGGAACAGCGCTTGCTTAGATCGATGGGCTGCGACAGGTGGGAGTCGAGGTCTTCGTATGTGTAACACTGTTGGCTCAGGTCGACGACGAGAGTTCCTTCGTCTCCCGAGTCGTGGCTGTCGCTCTCTCCTGGAAAGCAAGGGAGCAGGGATTGGTGCCCGTCAGATATCTGCCTAAATGGGAAGGGTGTGTGCGCGTtcgtatgcatgtacacacatatgtatgatgttCTAAGCTttctaaattattaatataaaagcaAATTTTTGTTGCGacttagaagaaaaatatattgaatatacattTAATGGTGACGTTTACAGATCGATCCAACGAAGGATCTTCCTCTGAGAATTTACGAATGACGTTGATCAAACACCATTTTCCTTGAATCAAAGCAACAACGTGGCATTATATNNNNNNNNNNNNNNNNNNNNNNNNNNNNNNNNNNNNNNNNNNNNNNNNNNNNNNNNNNNNNNNNNNNNNNNNNNNNNNNNNNNNNNNNNNNNNNNNNNNNNNNNNNNNNNNNNNNNNNNNNNNNNAACGACGTCCTGAAATTCTTCGTAAAATAACCTGCCAACATCGTTCCCCAGACGAATGCTGAAGTCCTGCGGGGAGAACTGAAGCAGAAGCTGCCCGCTGAGAGTCCCGAAGGAAAAGACATCGACGGCGTTCTGGTCGAGGCCCCGACGGCGACTCACGCTGCTGGCCCAGGCGACGCACTCCTGAGGGCGAGGCCACGGCGAGGCTTACTTCCATGCAGAGACGTGTTTCTGGTGNNNNNNNNNNNNNNNNNNNNNNNNNNNNNNNNNNNNNNNNNNNNNNNNNNNNNNNNNNNNNNNNNNNNNNNNNNNNNNNNNNNNNNNNNNNNNNNNNNNNNNNNNNNNNNNNNNNNNNNNNNNNNNNNNNNNNNNNNNNNNNNNNNNNNNNNNNNNNNNNNNNNNNNNNNNNNNNNNNNNNNNNNNNNNNNNNNNNNNNNNNNNNNNNNNNNNNNNNNNNNNNNNNNNNNNNNNNNNNNNNNNNNNNNNNNNNNNNNNNNNNNNNNNNNNNNNNNNNNNNNNNNNNNNNNNNNNNNNNNNNNNNNNNNNNNNNNNNNNNNNNNNNNNNNNNNNNNNNNNNNNNNNNNNNNNNNNNNNNNNNNNNNNNNNNNNNNNNNNNNNNNNNNNNNNNNNNNNNNNNNNNNNNNNNNNNNNNNNNNNNNNNNNNNNNNNNNNNNNNNNNNNNNNNNNNNNNNNNNNNNNNNNNNNNNNNNNNNNNNNNNNNNNNNNNNNNNNNNNNNNNNNNNNNNNNNNNNNNNNNNNNNNNNNNNNNNNNNNNNNNNNNNNNNNNNNNNNNNNNNNNNNNNNNNNNNNNNNNNNNNNNNNNNNNNNNNNNNNNNNNNNNNNNNNNNNNNNNNNNNNNNNNNNNNNNNNNNNNNNNNNNNNNNNNNNNNNNNNNNNNNNNNNNNNNNNNNNNNNNNNNNNNNNNNNNNNNNNNNNNNNNNNNNNNNNNNNNNNNNNNNNNNNNNNNNNNNNNNNNNNNNNNNNNNNNNNNNNNNNNNNNNNNNNNNNNNNNNNNNNNNNNNNNNNNNNNNNNNNNNNNNNNNNNNNNNNNNNNNNNNNNNNNNNNNNNNNNNNNNNNNNNNNNNNNNNNNNNNNNNNNNNNNNNNNNNNNNNNNNNNNNNNNNNNNNNNNNNNNNNNNNNNNNNNNNNNNNNNNNNNNNNNNNNNNNNNNNNNNNNNNNNNNNNNNNNNNNNNNNNNNNNNNNNNNNNNNNNNNNNNNNNNNNNNNNNNNNNNNNNNNNNNNNNNNNNNNNNNNNNNNNNNNNNNNNNNNNNNNNNNNNNNNNNNNNNNNNNNNNNNNNNNNNNNNNNNNNNNNNNNNNNNNNNNNNNNNNNNNNNNNNNNNNNNNNNNNNNNNNNNNNNNNNNNNNNNNNNNNNNNNNNNNAAACTTGAAGACGTGACTGAGATCAGGATTCACTAAATATCCTGTGGATCTTAAAGTTAGGCAAGGCGCAGCGGGGTANNNNNNNNNNNNNNNNNNNNNNNNNNNNNNNNNNNNNNNNNNNNNNNNNNNNNNNNNNNNNNNNNNNNNNNNNNNNNNNNNNNNNNNNNNNNNNNNNNNNNNNNNNNNNNNNNNNNNNNNNNNNNNNNNNNNNNNNNNNNNNNNNNNNNNNNNNNNNNNNNNNNNNNNNNNNNNNTGGGGTATATGTCTGTCTAAATATGCTTATTCTTGCGCAAACGTACGCACCGCACATGCGCACAacgtcacacacatacaaatgtgcaTTGAAATACAGGCGTTGACGCACATATACTGTATTCGAgaaaacatgcaaatatacacagaCGCTTACAACAACAACCAATAGACAAGCGAACAGACACACTCACGTGCAATATATGAAAGATTGGATTGGTCCTTTCAGTTTTTAGCCATTTTAAGAATTTGATCGCAATAAATGTACGCCGTACACCTGTAGTACAATATTCACTCGCATTTGTTCCATCACGTTCAGACACACGCTCTAGATATTGTCGCCTTTAATTGCACAGATGGCGATTCGTCACACGCATGTGGGTGTGTTGCACGACTAAAAAAGTGGGAAGAAATTGGTCGGGCGTAAGAGACTGCATTCAGGGTCAGAACCTATCTTTTNNNNNNNNNNNNNNNNNNNNNNNNNNNNNNNNNNNNNNNNNNNNNNNNNNNNNNNNNNNNNNNNNNNNNNNNNNNNNNNNNNNNNNNNNNNNNNNNNNNNNNNNNNNNNNNNNNNNNNNNNNNNNNNNNNNNNNNNNNNNNNNNNNNNNNNNNNNNNNNNNNNNNNNNNNNNNNNNNNNNNNNNNNNNNNNNNNNNNNNNNTTGTACATTTACCTTTCCATCCCACTCGCCGACTGTTGCAGAATTCCTGTACATTTCGCTGTAGCTGTATGATGTTTGCCGTGAGTTCGGTTCGTGATGCAGCAGGAGAGGGGTGTCCCACATACCCCGGTACTGCGTTGTGGTTTGCCTGCAGTGACGGTATACACTCGTGAAAACGTGAAACATGATGCTGGAAGAAGATAGTGTACTCACCATACACCTACACAGAAACAGGACGCTAAAACGCACATGCAAGACCAGGGGGGAGCGGGATTGGGAGAAGAATATGAATGAAGGTTGtgaaggataaaggaagaaaaatatggaaaaataacaTCACAGATACAAACTAGATAAATTAACAcaggtatatacatgtactaaCACACGAGAGCATTCCCGCAAACACATTCATAGTTAGATATATGCAGGACATGCTTTAATAGACCATTAAAAAGAACTGAAATTTAAACGAGGACATCAACAGTTGCCAGTTAAAGCATTCCCActcaaaattttccttctttaagGTAACCAACTTTTGGGTTAAGTGACTACTGCTACAGATATTATCTCGGaaaaaaactatatctatatttgtgatgTGAATACCAAGTTTATTATTGGCAGCAACATTCATTTTagcagtatgaaaaaaaaaaaaacattaatgattaACTCAGAACCAGGGCCCAATGAAGAGAATTCATACTCTGAGGATGAGGNNNNNNNNNNNNNNNNNNNNNNNNNNNNNNNNNNNNNNNNNNNNNNNNNNNNNNNNNNNNNNNNNNNNNNNNNNNNNNNNNNNNNNNNNNNNNNNNNNNNNNNNNNNNNNNNNNNNNNNNNNNNNNNNNNNNNNNNNNNNNNNNNNNNNNNNNNNNNNNNNNNNNNNNNNNNNNNNNNNNNNNNNNNNNNNNNNNNNNNNNNNNNNNNNNNNNNNNNNNNNNNNNNNNNNNNNNNNNNNNNNNNNNNNNNNNNNNNNNNNNNNNNNNNNNNNNNNNNNNNNNNNNNNNNNNNNNNNNNNNNNNNNNNNNNNNNNNNNNNNNNNNNNNNNNNNNNNNNNNNNNNNNNNNNNNNNNNNNNNNNNNNNNNNNNNNNNNNNNNNNNNNNNNNNNNNNNNNNNNNNNNNNNNNNNNNNNNNNNNNNNNNNNNNNNNNNNNNNNNNNNNNNNNNNNNNNNNNNNNNNNNNNNNNNNNNNNNNNNNNNNNNNNNNNNNNNNNNNNNNNNNNNNNNNNNNNNNNNNNNNNNNNNNNNNNNNNNNNNNNNNNNNNNNNNNNNNNNNNNNNNNNNNNNNNNNNNNNNNNNNNNNNNNNNNNNNNNNNNNNNNNNNNNNNNNNNNNNNNNNNNNNNNNNNNNNNNNNNNNNNNNNNNNNNNNNNNNNNNNNNNNNNNNNNNNNNNNNNNNNNNNNNNNNNNNNNNNNNNNNNNNNNNNNNNNNNNNNNNNNNNNNNNNNNNNNNNNNNNNNNNNNNNNNNNNNNNNNNNNNNNNNNNNNNNNNNNNNNNNNNNNNNNNNNNNNNNNNNNNNNNNNNNNNNNNNNNNNNNNNNNNNNNNNNNNNNNNNNNNNNNNNNNNNNNNNNNNNNNNNNNNNNNNNNNNNNNNNNNNNNNNNNNNNNNNNNNNNNNNNNNNNNNNNNNNNNNNNNNNNNNNNNNNNNNNNNNNNNNNNNNNNNNNNNNNNNNNNNNNNNNNNNNNNNNNNNNNNNNNNNNNNNNNNNNNNNNNNNNNNNNNNNNNNNNNNNNNNNNNNNNNNNNNNNNNNNNNNNNNNNNNNNNNNNNNNNNNNNNNNNNNNNNNNNNNNNNNNNNNNNNNNNNNNNNNNNNNNNNNNNNNNNNNNNNNNNNNNNNNNNNNNNNNNNNNNNNNNNNNNNNNNNNNNNNNNNNNNNNNNNNNNNNNNNNNNNNNNNNNNNNNNNNNNNNNNNNNNNNNNNNNNNNNNNNNNNNNNNNNNNNNNNNNNNNNNNNNNNNNNNNNNNNNNNNNNNNNNNNNNNNNNNNNNNNNNNNNNNNNNNNNNNNNNNNNNNNNNNNNNNNNNNNNNNNNNNNNNNNNNNNNNNNNNNNNNNNNNNNNNNNNNNNNNNNNNNNNNNNNNNNNNNNNNNNNNNNNNNNNNNNNNNNNNNNNNNNNNNNNNNNNNNNNNNNNNNNNNNNNNNNNNNNNNNNNNNNNNNNNNNNNNNNNNNNNNNNNNNNNNNNNNNNNNNNNNNNNNCCAGAGGAAGTACAGAAACTCCTTTCTGCTACTATGCATGACATTTTCACCCACTACCGGCATTCTCTCAAATGGAAGGACTAAGAAAATCGAGTCGAACTGAGCAGTGTTTGGGCGACTCTCGAAGACCGCAAAACCGGCTTGTGCTGGCAGTCGNNNNNNNNNNNNNNNNNNNNNNNNNNNNNNNNNNNNNNCAAACTATAAANNNNNNNNNNNNNNNNNNNNNNNNNNNNNNNNNNNNNNNNNNNNNNNNNNNNNNNNNNNNCGTTGTTTTGTTTNNNNNNNNNNNNNNNNNNNNNNNNNNNNNNNNNNNNNNNNNNNNNNNNNNNNNNNNNNNNNNNNNNNNNNNNNNNNNNNNNNNNNNNNNNNNNNNNNNNNNNNNNNNNNNNNNNNNNNNNNNNNNNNNNNNNNNNNNNNNNNNNNNNNNNATACACACGCGCGTACGCTTACATACTTATCCTACTCAGCATTGAATGCACGGCAAAGTCCTCCCGTAATTCTCCTACTTTGTTATACGACCCACTTATTGCTTTGTAACTGAAATTCCCTTGTGGGACACTGGTCTGCCACTTCCGCCCATATCTTACTGGCTATTGCTTTTAACTCTCACTGTGGGCCAGCAATGAGCANNNNNNNNNNNNNNNNNNNNNNNNNNNNNNNNNNNNNNNNNNNNNNNNNNNNNNNNNNNNNNNNNNNNNNNNNNNNNNNNNNNNNNNNNNNNNNNNNNNNNNNNNNNNNNNNNNNNNNNNNNNNNNNNNNNNNNNNNNNNNNNNNNNNNNNNNNNNNNNNNNNNNNNNNNNNNNNNNNNNNNNNNNNNNNNNNNNNNNNNNNNNNNNNNNNNNNNNNNNNNNNNNNNNNNNNNNNNNNNNNNNNNNNNNNNNNNNNNNNNNNNNNNNNNNNNNNNNNNNNNNNNNNNNNNNNNNNNNNNNNNNNNNNNNNNNNNNNTTGTCAAAGTGCGACGGAGTGGTCACTTCACGCTGACATCTTTATGAAATGATTAACCCCTGTATTGGGTAACGAACTTTATCAAAAGTAGACACTTAGCCAATGAAGTCTCAAATGCTCGCCCCACACACTCTCTTACAGCATGTCAGTTTTAATGGTTTCATTGGGCTAAAGAACACTGGTGAGTCCTATAGGTCAGAGTCAACCCCCCTTTGCAGTCTCATACCAACCAAGCCGGATTCATTATGTTCTGATTTTAAATAATCACTGATAAAAGAGCACTTGGCACTACTAAATCTACTATTTTCTATTCTCTACTATTttctaaatcttttaaaaataacaatgacaagaaaaaataacatcaaatcaAATTgccaataattttaataagagtAAATGATGCTAacagtaacagaaataataatgacaaccgtACATGCATTATTGTGCATGTAcgataatactgtaataatactaattgacgGTGATAATGGTTATATCGTTAATACCAGCATCATGGTCACCAATTGCTTTAGCAACGGAACCAGATATTGAATCTATGGCAATTTCCTATTCCACAAGAGATATGTCAAATACATAACACATTACCGGTATTCCACGCACATCATAATGGCACCGATAAATCCTTGCAGGAACCACGGACAGCAAACACAGCAGCACAAAAACAAGTCAAAATAAATGCAAGCAAATACGATAAAATGTACGAGCGCCTCTTGAGTAAAAGCGTGTCTCTTGTTGGTTTCCTGGCGTCGGACTGAACGGAGATTCCACGTGATCCGGAGCGTCAAAGTTTTCCTAGATCTGACGCGTCGGGGATGAAGCAAGCAGTTCCCAGTGCGCANNNNNNNNNNNNNNNNNNNNNNNNNNNNNNNNNNNNNNNNNNNNNNNNNNNNNNNNNNNNNNNNNNNNNNNNNNNNNNNNNNNNNNNNNNNNNNNNNNNNNNNNNNNNNNNNNNNNNNNNNNNNGTGATtcgtttttatctatttgtctaaaaTGATCTGCTTCACTCACTTTCACTACCGTTTTCGAATTCACACGCTTTGTATNNNNNNNNNNNNNNNNNNNNNNNNNNNNNNNNNNNNNNNNNNNNNNNNNNNNNNNNNNNNNNNNNNNNNNNNNNNNNNNNNNNNNNNNNNNNNNNNNNNNNNNNNNNNNNNNNNNNNNNNNNNNNNNNNNNNNNNNNNNNNNNNNNNNNNNNNNNNNNNNNNNNNNNNNNNNNNNNNNNNNNNNNNNNNNNNNNNGTGTGTGTATGNNNNNNNNNNNNNNNNNNNNNNNNNNNNNNNNNNNNNNNNNNNNNNNNNNNNNNNNNNNNNNNNNCACCGGGTACAATTGCACTGCAGGACACAAGCCTCTCTATTCCCAGTCNNNNNNNNNNNNNNNNNNNNNNNNNNNNNNNNNNNNNNNNNNNNNNNNNNNNNNNNNNNNNNNNNNNNNNNNNNNNNNNNNNNNNNNNNNNNNNNNNNNNNNNNNNNNNNNNNNNNNNNNNNNNNNNNNNNNNNNNNNNNNNNNNNNNNNNNNNNNNNNNNNNNNNNNNNNNNNNNNNNNNNNNNNNNNNNNNNNNNNNNNNNNNNNNNNNNNNNNNNNNNNNNNNNNNNNNNNNNNNNNNNNNNNNNNNNNNNNNNNNNNNNNNNNNNNNNNNNNNNNNNNNNNNNNNNNNNNNNNNNNNNNNNNNNNNNNNNNNNNNNNNNNNNNNNNNNNNNNNNNNNNNNNNNNNNNNNNNNNNNNNNNNNNNNNNNNNNNNNNNNNNNATCGTGCTTGTGCGTTTGTGTTNNNNNNNNNNNNNNNNNNNNNNNNNNNNNNNNNNNNNNNNNNNNNNNNNNNNNNNNNNNNNNNNNNNNNNNNNNNNNNNNNNNNNNNNNNNNNNNNNNNNNNNNNNNNNNNNNNNNNNNNNNNNNNNNNNNNNNNNNNNNNNNNNNNNNNNNNNNNNNNNNNNNNNNNNNNNGTTATTTAATTGTTTTGTGGCGGATacttctttttacttgtttgcttGCACCCAgcgtgttttgtgtctgtgtagtAAANNNNNNNNNNNNNNNNNNNNNNNNNNNNNNNNNNNNNNNNNNNNNNNNNNNNNNNNNNNNNNNNNNNNNNNNNNNNNNNNNNNNNNNNNNNNNNNNNNNNNNCAGATGCATGCAAGGACAGCAAATATGCCAAGAACGCGTATTCACAGGAAGCTGAGCCATTTCCTTATGCCCCTTCCTCCCTGACAGTCTTCCTCTCATTTANNNNNNNNNNNNNNNNNNNNNNNNNNNNNNNNNNNNNNNNNNNNNNNNNNNNNNNNNNNNNNNNNNNNNNNNNNNNNNNNNNNNNNNNNNNNNNNNNNNNNNNNNNNNNNNNNNNNNNNNNNNNNNNNNNNNNNNNNNNNNNNNNNNNNNNNNNNNNNNNNNNNNNNNNNNNNNNNNNNNNNNNNNNNNNNNNNNNNNNNNNNNNNNNNNNNNNNNNNNNNNNNNNNNNNNNNNNNNNNNNNNNNNNNNNNNNNNNNNNNNNNNNNNNNNNNNNNNNNNNNNNNNNNNNNNNNNNNNNNNNNNNNNNNNNNNNNNNNNNNNNNNNNNNNNNNNNNNNNNNNNNNNNNNNNNNNNNNNNNNNNNNNNNNNNNNNNNNNNNNNNNNNNNNNNNNNNNNNNNNNNNNNNNNNNNNNNNNNNNGTGAATAGCATTTACTATCTTCACCCACCGGGCATCCGAGTGTCATTAAGCGCCTGGCCCAAGTAGGAAATTCCAGTGTCGGAAGTGAACGTATACTGAGGAGCTGACCATTTTTTCCTTGTTCGNNNNNNNNNNNNNNNNNNNNNNNNNNNNNNNNNNNNNNNTAAGAA from Penaeus monodon isolate SGIC_2016 chromosome 21, NSTDA_Pmon_1, whole genome shotgun sequence carries:
- the LOC119586230 gene encoding ETS homologous factor-like, whose amino-acid sequence is MHTNAHTPFPFRQISDGHQSLLPCFPGESDSHDSGDEGTLVVDLSQQCYTYEDLDSHLSQPIDLSKRCSSADENGGRDDGGDVHHLGACCKAEDSEVASSGSMDEEGQPDTYLNRISTNRRRHRGPKSWEFLMRLLADERTNPSVIKWEDQSAATFRLIQPHYIAKLWGKRSGRPELTYNNFARALRYHYKKGQLVKVSERQLVYGCGPDALLFVNQLLNHDRPAEETRGLRDNSHSDLKR
- the LOC119586565 gene encoding uncharacterized protein LOC119586565 produces the protein MMCVEYRQTTTQYRGMWDTPLLLHHEPNSRQTSYSYSEMYRNSATVGEWDGKECVAWASSVSRRRGLDQNAVDVFSFGTLSGQLLLQFSPQDFSIRLGNDVGRLFYEEFQDVRKILRWIDL